A stretch of the Actinomyces faecalis genome encodes the following:
- a CDS encoding twin-arginine translocase TatA/TatE family subunit has product MFGISGGEFIVLLLVIVIVVGPQRLPEYTSKLTQLVRQLRLFIDNAKEQIAEEVGPELGDLSLKDLDPRNYDPRKIVRDALGEDLDAIRKDLTNPFESVLSTARKTSDDAAAAISQDARPRSKKSLSEMIEDKAQETRQAKEESRAGAQASPQPETQTDSQQDALGGDQAPADAGEQTVAEAEQTVTPDAGTAEREAVAAASADDQDETVPETAEDLEPAPAQEGTGDDVEEPGEGLDPQEAPEPAAQEQQHQQEQDEPDIADEPAAGMDPAEETSRRELLTDAVDTVTEAVADMGDAVTDVTDGVSGLAEVPSTLVAEDAASPARPLSPREIVRAANAAARTRREAASAVVE; this is encoded by the coding sequence GTGTTTGGCATCTCCGGCGGCGAGTTCATTGTCCTCCTGCTCGTCATTGTGATCGTCGTGGGGCCGCAGCGGCTTCCCGAGTACACCAGCAAGCTCACGCAGCTGGTGCGTCAGCTGCGGCTGTTCATCGACAACGCCAAGGAGCAGATCGCCGAGGAGGTCGGGCCTGAGCTCGGCGACCTCAGCCTCAAGGACCTGGACCCGCGCAACTACGACCCGCGCAAGATCGTGCGTGACGCGCTGGGTGAGGACCTGGACGCCATCCGCAAGGACCTGACCAACCCCTTTGAGTCGGTCCTGTCCACCGCCAGGAAGACCTCCGACGACGCAGCCGCGGCGATCTCGCAGGACGCCCGACCCCGCTCGAAGAAGTCGCTGTCCGAGATGATCGAGGACAAGGCGCAGGAGACCCGGCAGGCCAAGGAGGAGAGCAGGGCCGGCGCCCAGGCTTCCCCGCAGCCTGAGACGCAGACTGACAGCCAGCAGGACGCCCTCGGCGGTGACCAGGCGCCTGCTGACGCTGGCGAGCAGACCGTCGCGGAGGCTGAGCAGACGGTGACGCCGGACGCCGGGACGGCTGAGCGCGAGGCGGTGGCCGCGGCCTCAGCCGACGACCAGGACGAGACCGTACCCGAGACGGCCGAGGACCTGGAGCCTGCGCCTGCACAGGAGGGGACCGGCGACGACGTCGAGGAACCAGGGGAGGGCCTGGATCCGCAGGAGGCTCCTGAGCCTGCCGCCCAGGAGCAGCAGCACCAGCAGGAGCAGGACGAGCCCGATATCGCTGACGAGCCTGCTGCAGGGATGGATCCGGCTGAGGAGACCAGCCGCCGTGAGCTGCTCACCGACGCCGTGGACACCGTGACCGAGGCAGTCGCGGACATGGGTGACGCCGTGACGGACGTGACGGACGGCGTCTCCGGCCTGGCTGAGGTCCCCTCGACCCTCGTGGCCGAGGACGCCGCTTCTCCTGCACGCCCTCTCTCCCCGCGTGAGATCGTGCGTGCGGCCAACGCCGCCGCGCGCACGCGCCGGGAGGCGGCCAGCGCCGTCGTCGAGTGA
- a CDS encoding NAD(P)H-quinone dehydrogenase — MSTAAATARPDDASPVRRGQRVVIIGGGPGGYEAALVAAQLGAHVRLVEDRGLGGSAVLTDVVPSKTLVATAESLSLPGGRDADRVEMAALNARVRQLASEQSHDLTLRMAQKGIEVIHGRARLGGLDETGTRTVQVLPAPGPWLGAGPQDADAPACCSEPRDLHADVVLIATGARPRRLAAAEPDGRRVLTWTQLYDLDELPEQLVVVGSGVTGAELAGAYLALGSRVTLVSSRERVLPTVDADAAELVEGRFRARGMQVLSGSRAVAARVVRDHAEGGPGGEHVEVELADGRVVSGSHCLMAVGAVPATQDLGLAEAGVELTGSGHVKVDRVSRTTAYRVYAAGDCTGVLPLASVAAMQGRIAMRHALGDAVSPLEVGTVAQAVFTVPEIASIGIGEDEAEACDAVSTTVPLARNPRAKMSGLTEGFVKLFSQRRSGEVLGGVIVGRAASEHVLAVTLAVTHRLTVEQVMSAFSVYPSLSGTITEAARQLHVR; from the coding sequence GTGAGCACCGCTGCTGCTACCGCCCGTCCCGACGACGCCTCACCAGTCAGGCGCGGCCAGCGCGTCGTCATCATCGGTGGCGGCCCCGGGGGCTACGAGGCGGCGCTCGTTGCGGCACAGCTCGGGGCCCACGTCAGGCTCGTGGAGGACCGGGGCCTGGGCGGCTCAGCCGTGCTGACCGACGTCGTGCCCTCCAAGACGCTCGTGGCGACGGCGGAGTCGCTGTCCCTGCCAGGAGGGAGGGACGCTGACCGGGTCGAGATGGCGGCGCTCAACGCCCGTGTACGACAGCTGGCGAGCGAGCAGTCACACGACCTGACCCTTCGCATGGCCCAGAAGGGCATTGAGGTCATTCACGGCCGCGCCCGCCTGGGCGGGCTGGACGAGACCGGTACGCGTACGGTCCAGGTCCTTCCGGCGCCCGGGCCGTGGCTGGGCGCGGGGCCGCAGGATGCGGACGCTCCCGCCTGCTGCAGCGAGCCTCGCGACCTCCACGCCGACGTGGTCCTGATCGCCACCGGTGCCCGTCCCCGGCGCCTGGCGGCGGCCGAGCCTGACGGACGACGTGTCCTGACCTGGACCCAGCTCTACGACCTCGACGAGCTGCCCGAGCAGCTCGTCGTCGTGGGGTCCGGCGTGACCGGGGCCGAGCTGGCGGGCGCCTACCTGGCGCTAGGGAGCCGGGTCACTCTCGTCTCCAGCCGCGAGCGCGTGCTGCCGACGGTCGACGCCGACGCCGCCGAGCTGGTGGAGGGCCGTTTCCGTGCTCGTGGCATGCAGGTGCTCTCCGGCTCCCGGGCTGTGGCCGCCAGGGTCGTCAGGGACCACGCCGAGGGCGGGCCTGGCGGTGAGCACGTCGAGGTTGAGCTGGCTGACGGCAGGGTCGTCTCCGGCTCGCACTGCCTCATGGCCGTGGGAGCGGTCCCCGCGACCCAGGACCTGGGGCTGGCTGAGGCGGGAGTCGAGCTGACGGGCTCCGGGCACGTCAAGGTCGACCGGGTCTCACGCACCACCGCCTACCGGGTCTACGCCGCGGGTGACTGCACGGGGGTCCTGCCCCTGGCCTCGGTCGCAGCGATGCAGGGGCGGATCGCTATGCGGCACGCCCTGGGGGACGCTGTGTCCCCTCTGGAGGTGGGGACCGTGGCCCAGGCGGTCTTCACCGTGCCGGAGATCGCCTCGATCGGCATCGGTGAGGACGAGGCCGAGGCCTGCGACGCCGTGTCCACGACCGTGCCGCTGGCCCGCAACCCACGGGCCAAGATGTCCGGGCTGACCGAGGGCTTCGTCAAGCTCTTCTCCCAGCGTCGCAGTGGCGAGGTGCTGGGAGGGGTGATTGTGGGCCGGGCTGCCAGCGAGCACGTCCTGGCCGTGACCCTGGCCGTGACCCACCGTCTGACGGTCGAGCAGGTGATGAGTGCCTTCAGCGTCTATCCCTCGCTGTCCGGGACGATCACTGAGGCTGCTCGCCAGCTTCACGTGCGCTGA
- a CDS encoding P-loop NTPase, producing the protein MSIIPTQDQVHQALGRVIDPEIRQPITDLGMVESIEISDAGVVTVSILLTVAGCPLKDTITADTRKEVGALEGVTDVQVRMGVMNDEQRAALRNHLRGGAAEPEIPFSKPGSLTRVYAVTSGKGGVGKSSVTANLAAAMAAQGLSVGVVDADIYGFSIPRMLGVDQVPTQLDGMIVPPVAHDVKVISIGMFVEDKQPVVWRGPMLHRAVQQFLSDVFWGDLDVLLLDLPPGTGDVTISVAQLLPGAEILVVTTPQTAAAEVAERTGLIATQTKQKVVGVIENMSYMPQPDGSRLEIFGSGGGQAVSQSLSQTLGYEVPLLAQLPLDIRLREGSDVGVPATIVQDGKPAADAPAALELTKVAQQLGHKQRGLSGMKLGISPVG; encoded by the coding sequence ATGTCGATCATCCCAACACAGGACCAGGTGCACCAGGCGCTCGGACGCGTCATCGACCCTGAGATCCGTCAGCCCATCACCGACCTCGGCATGGTGGAGTCCATCGAGATCAGTGACGCGGGCGTCGTGACCGTCAGTATCCTGCTGACCGTGGCCGGCTGCCCGCTCAAGGACACCATCACCGCAGACACCCGCAAGGAGGTGGGTGCCCTGGAGGGCGTCACCGACGTCCAGGTGCGTATGGGTGTCATGAACGACGAGCAGCGTGCCGCCCTGCGCAACCACCTGCGCGGAGGGGCGGCCGAGCCGGAGATCCCCTTCTCCAAGCCCGGCAGCCTCACGCGCGTCTACGCGGTGACCTCCGGCAAGGGAGGGGTGGGCAAGTCCTCGGTGACGGCCAACCTGGCCGCTGCCATGGCCGCCCAGGGGCTGTCCGTCGGTGTCGTGGACGCCGACATCTACGGCTTCTCCATCCCGCGCATGCTGGGCGTGGACCAGGTTCCCACGCAGCTGGACGGCATGATCGTCCCGCCGGTGGCCCATGACGTGAAGGTCATCTCTATCGGTATGTTCGTCGAGGACAAGCAGCCGGTGGTCTGGCGCGGCCCCATGCTGCACCGAGCTGTCCAGCAGTTCCTCTCCGACGTCTTCTGGGGAGACCTGGACGTCCTCCTGCTCGACCTGCCGCCCGGTACCGGCGACGTCACCATCTCGGTGGCCCAGCTGCTGCCGGGCGCCGAGATCCTCGTGGTGACCACGCCGCAGACCGCTGCCGCCGAGGTGGCCGAGCGCACCGGTCTCATCGCCACCCAGACCAAGCAGAAGGTCGTGGGGGTCATCGAGAACATGTCCTACATGCCCCAGCCCGACGGCTCGCGCCTGGAGATCTTCGGCTCTGGTGGCGGGCAGGCGGTCAGCCAGTCGCTGTCTCAGACCCTGGGCTACGAGGTGCCGCTCCTGGCGCAGCTTCCGCTGGACATCAGGCTGCGCGAGGGCTCTGACGTGGGTGTGCCGGCCACGATCGTCCAGGACGGCAAGCCTGCCGCCGACGCCCCGGCAGCGCTGGAGCTGACGAAGGTGGCTCAGCAGCTGGGCCACAAGCAGCGTGGGCTGTCAGGCATGAAGCTCGGTATCAGCCCCGTGGGCTGA
- a CDS encoding GNAT family N-acetyltransferase, which translates to MNEEQRILREDDPQHEVLLAQGWTVASRSWGARLVLEDDADLSRLVEAVAAVQESGYVLHRLTSDDLPALSRLDERVAPDFPDTPASRHEQVPDDLGPRLDEGSALGFLAATAQGEAVAYTWMDRLPDRWEVDRTGVAPSHRRRGLATAVKAACILATYASGARRWGTGGAAVNTGSLAMNRALGFVLEPEWHTLVPPGTA; encoded by the coding sequence GTGAACGAGGAGCAGCGCATCCTGCGCGAGGACGACCCGCAGCACGAGGTACTCCTGGCGCAGGGCTGGACCGTGGCTTCCCGGTCCTGGGGCGCCAGGCTGGTCCTGGAGGACGACGCCGACCTGTCGAGGCTGGTCGAGGCCGTAGCCGCCGTCCAGGAGTCCGGGTACGTCCTGCACCGGCTGACCAGTGACGACCTGCCCGCACTGTCCCGTCTGGACGAGCGCGTGGCGCCCGACTTCCCAGACACCCCGGCGTCCCGCCACGAGCAGGTACCCGACGACCTCGGCCCCCGGCTGGACGAGGGCAGCGCACTGGGGTTCCTGGCAGCGACCGCACAGGGCGAGGCCGTGGCCTACACCTGGATGGACCGCCTGCCCGACCGGTGGGAGGTCGACCGGACAGGAGTGGCTCCCTCCCACCGCCGCCGAGGCCTGGCTACGGCCGTCAAGGCCGCTTGCATCCTGGCGACCTACGCATCAGGGGCCAGACGCTGGGGCACAGGAGGCGCTGCGGTGAACACCGGCTCGCTAGCGATGAACCGGGCTCTTGGATTCGTCCTGGAGCCCGAGTGGCATACTCTGGTGCCGCCGGGAACCGCGTAG
- a CDS encoding O-methyltransferase — translation MSADKTLSWSYTEEFPLEDELTNQARLRGLELGTSPVSPATGAALRMLAASVAARSVAEIGTGTGTSGLWLLAGMGPDGVLTTIDVEPELQREARRAFDAAGYASSRTRVIQGRASDVMPRMAPRSYDMVVLDVSPEESVALAGQALRMLRVGGVLAVTRALWNDHVADPARRDATTVAARELGKALRENEALSTSLLPVGDGLLVAVRRA, via the coding sequence ATGAGTGCCGACAAGACGCTGAGCTGGTCCTACACCGAGGAGTTCCCCCTCGAGGACGAGCTGACCAACCAGGCGCGTCTGCGCGGCCTGGAGCTTGGCACCTCTCCGGTCTCCCCCGCCACGGGCGCCGCGCTGCGGATGCTGGCGGCCTCGGTCGCGGCACGCTCCGTCGCCGAGATCGGGACGGGGACGGGGACCTCCGGGCTGTGGCTGCTGGCAGGGATGGGACCTGACGGCGTGCTCACCACCATCGACGTCGAGCCTGAGCTCCAGCGGGAGGCCCGCCGGGCCTTCGACGCCGCCGGCTACGCCAGCTCGCGCACGCGCGTGATCCAGGGCCGGGCCTCCGACGTCATGCCTCGCATGGCACCGCGCTCCTACGACATGGTCGTGCTGGACGTCAGCCCGGAGGAGTCCGTCGCGCTGGCTGGGCAGGCCTTGCGGATGCTGCGCGTGGGCGGGGTCCTGGCGGTCACCCGAGCACTGTGGAACGACCACGTCGCAGACCCGGCTCGCCGTGACGCCACCACGGTGGCCGCGAGGGAGCTGGGCAAGGCCCTTCGCGAGAACGAGGCGCTGTCCACCAGCCTCCTGCCGGTAGGAGACGGCCTGCTGGTGGCTGTACGGCGGGCCTGA
- a CDS encoding metal ABC transporter permease codes for MSVSLELLLLPALECLLMGMLAGGVGALAVASRRVFTTESLTHATFPGGVCGVVVAAWVGQQVGGGRVGYEALRLALVLGAVLACALMAVLTRWLSSASGLSSQAAAGAVLSVGFAAGHFLSTWFAPLPLKVDTFLTGSVMNTSRSDLAITTAVLVLALALYALAGHHIASASFDPVSERAAGMRPAVAETCVMVLVCLTIGALVPAVGTILPIALIAAPAATLWQWVRSLDALVWGSALLGGATSVAGLALAVGHGLSAGGVIAVLCALAYVVSALVGRTRSVLIRPVGGW; via the coding sequence ATGAGTGTCAGTCTCGAGCTCCTGTTGCTGCCCGCCCTCGAGTGCCTCCTGATGGGGATGCTCGCCGGAGGCGTGGGTGCACTGGCTGTCGCGTCACGACGGGTGTTCACCACCGAGTCCTTGACTCACGCGACTTTTCCCGGCGGTGTGTGCGGCGTCGTCGTGGCTGCCTGGGTGGGGCAGCAGGTTGGTGGCGGACGGGTCGGCTATGAGGCTCTTCGCCTGGCTCTGGTCCTGGGGGCTGTCCTGGCCTGTGCTCTGATGGCAGTCCTCACGCGTTGGCTGTCCTCGGCCTCCGGGCTGTCCTCGCAGGCGGCTGCCGGCGCCGTACTGTCAGTAGGTTTTGCCGCCGGGCACTTTCTGAGTACGTGGTTCGCCCCTCTTCCCCTCAAGGTCGACACCTTCCTGACGGGATCAGTCATGAATACCAGCCGTAGTGACCTCGCGATCACCACCGCTGTCCTGGTGCTGGCCCTGGCCCTCTATGCACTGGCTGGGCACCACATCGCCAGTGCCTCCTTCGATCCGGTCAGTGAGCGGGCCGCGGGTATGCGCCCAGCAGTGGCGGAGACATGCGTCATGGTCCTGGTGTGCCTGACCATCGGAGCGCTGGTACCTGCTGTCGGGACGATCCTGCCCATCGCCCTGATCGCGGCCCCGGCTGCGACGTTGTGGCAGTGGGTGAGATCCCTTGACGCCCTCGTCTGGGGATCGGCGCTGCTCGGTGGTGCCACAAGCGTGGCAGGACTTGCTCTCGCGGTGGGGCACGGCCTGAGCGCAGGGGGTGTCATTGCTGTGCTGTGTGCCCTTGCCTACGTGGTCTCGGCGCTCGTGGGCCGTACCCGGTCGGTACTCATCAGGCCAGTAGGCGGATGGTGA
- a CDS encoding phospho-sugar mutase — MSQSPVSSSLPPVDTDAVTAWINEDPDEATRAELSRLLGAHQAGDASATTELADAFSAPLQFGTAGLRGRLGGGPNRMNRVIVIRAAAGLAAYLRERLGEGFTVVIGYDARHNSDVFARDTASVVTGAGGRAILFDRSCPTPALAFALRDLGYDAGVMVTASHNPPQDNGYKVYLGGRAVTDAGQGAQIVPPYDAEIATRIAAVGSLSEVPMPQSGWDTVGEEVLAEYTQTAARAARMGAAAPLRIVLTAMHGVGGQVCREALQQAGFEDVVVVPEQLDPDPDFPTVTFPNPEEPGALDLALALAREVGADLVLANDPDADRCSAAIPDEHAAGGWRQLTGDEVGSVLGEQAAELAAFTGTGVLANSIVSSRLLRKIAQAHGLGHRNALTGFKWISRVPGLVFGYEEALGYCVDPEHVRDKDGISASVRLAVLASVLKQQGRTITDLLDRLAREHGLYATSPLSVRVEDLSFITDAMERLRAGGAPARLAGSPVVDVFDLLDGASDGNGGQLPPTNGLIFKTAADDRVVVRPSGTEPKLKCYCEVVIPVEVDEPVEVARRTAAERLEAIKADLRGVLGI, encoded by the coding sequence ATGAGTCAGTCTCCCGTGAGCTCCTCCCTCCCGCCTGTCGACACCGATGCCGTCACCGCCTGGATCAACGAGGACCCGGACGAGGCCACACGTGCTGAGCTGAGCCGCCTGCTCGGTGCCCACCAGGCCGGTGACGCCTCTGCGACCACGGAGCTCGCTGACGCCTTCTCCGCCCCCCTCCAGTTCGGCACCGCGGGTCTACGCGGCCGGCTCGGCGGTGGCCCCAACCGCATGAACCGCGTCATCGTCATCCGCGCAGCAGCCGGCCTGGCCGCCTACCTGCGCGAGCGGCTCGGCGAGGGCTTCACGGTGGTCATCGGGTACGACGCCCGCCACAATTCGGATGTCTTTGCCCGCGACACCGCCAGCGTGGTCACCGGCGCCGGCGGGCGCGCCATCCTCTTCGACCGCTCCTGCCCCACTCCGGCTCTCGCCTTCGCGCTGCGCGACCTGGGCTACGACGCCGGCGTCATGGTCACGGCCTCGCACAACCCTCCTCAGGACAACGGCTACAAGGTCTACCTCGGCGGCCGAGCCGTGACGGACGCAGGGCAGGGCGCACAGATCGTCCCGCCCTACGACGCCGAGATCGCCACGAGGATCGCCGCTGTCGGCTCGCTGTCCGAGGTGCCGATGCCCCAGTCAGGCTGGGACACCGTCGGCGAGGAGGTCCTGGCGGAGTACACCCAGACCGCTGCGCGCGCGGCTCGCATGGGGGCTGCCGCGCCGCTGAGGATCGTGCTCACCGCGATGCACGGGGTGGGCGGGCAGGTCTGCCGGGAGGCCCTTCAGCAGGCTGGATTTGAGGACGTCGTCGTGGTGCCTGAGCAGCTCGACCCGGACCCCGACTTCCCCACGGTCACCTTCCCCAACCCGGAGGAGCCCGGAGCGCTCGACCTCGCCCTGGCCCTGGCCCGCGAGGTCGGTGCTGACCTCGTCCTGGCCAACGACCCTGACGCGGACCGTTGCTCGGCCGCGATCCCGGACGAGCACGCCGCCGGAGGCTGGCGCCAGCTCACCGGTGACGAGGTGGGCTCGGTGCTGGGAGAGCAGGCGGCCGAGCTGGCGGCCTTCACAGGAACCGGGGTCCTGGCCAACTCCATCGTCTCCTCGCGCCTGCTGCGCAAGATCGCCCAGGCTCACGGACTGGGCCACCGCAACGCCCTGACGGGGTTCAAGTGGATCAGTCGCGTGCCGGGCCTCGTCTTCGGCTACGAGGAGGCACTGGGGTACTGCGTCGACCCTGAGCACGTGCGCGACAAGGACGGTATCTCGGCCTCGGTGCGCCTGGCAGTGCTCGCCTCGGTCCTCAAGCAGCAGGGACGCACGATCACCGACCTGCTCGACCGCCTCGCCCGCGAGCACGGCCTGTACGCCACGAGCCCGCTGAGCGTGAGGGTGGAGGACCTGTCCTTCATCACCGACGCCATGGAGAGGCTGCGGGCTGGCGGGGCCCCGGCCAGGCTCGCTGGCTCACCGGTCGTGGACGTCTTCGACCTGCTCGACGGCGCCTCGGACGGCAACGGTGGCCAGCTTCCTCCCACCAACGGCCTCATCTTCAAGACCGCGGCAGACGACCGCGTCGTGGTGCGCCCCTCAGGTACCGAGCCCAAGCTCAAGTGCTACTGCGAGGTCGTCATCCCCGTCGAGGTCGACGAGCCGGTGGAGGTCGCCCGCCGTACGGCCGCAGAGCGGCTGGAGGCTATCAAGGCTGACCTGCGCGGGGTGCTGGGGATCTGA
- a CDS encoding acyltransferase family protein, translating to MSSFLRQQPRPSRAGAAPSSAAGRSVRRVAGLDGLRAVAVVLVLVYHLLPGLMPGGMVGVDAFFVISGFLITSLLVTQRRASGRIDLRRFWARRLRRIVPALLIAVVVVVSLAAILGGDVLLGVRRQVLGAATLVYNWVEIAAGSSYFDLAQPLLLTNVWSLAVEEQFYLLWPFVVIAVLRGGTDRGRTRLGAWVCLGLAAVSAAAAVGLSLAGASPSRVYMGTDTHAFGLMLGAALAMWHGQATDAQAGEEREVGTGERLGRGLLGWLGLVALVTCAFLGDDGGQAGGSPVVTTLWLVAASVSAVAVIQAVTAEVSERPGPARWLTTLLEARPMTWLGQRSYGLYLWHWPIWVLAFYSMPPSSNPWVVAGIVMALTLVVAELSYRYVETPIRRKGLVGWLRGAAHAGPRSVLAMSGAVTAMALLVALAFAAQPRHSSAEEAIASGARALASSKASATQETTTAKPSPTATPSPAAEITGDQVVAVGDSVTLAAAPGLEDALPGIVIDAEVSRSFYAAVPTLQEMDTQYGARPYVVVALATNGTVGQDQLDGLLDYLGDERRLVLVTGYGPARTTWIPEANQAIRDFAAAHPEQVSVADWDAAITPSLQMLAQDQVHPGPEGGQVYAQAVLSALRSLPL from the coding sequence ATGTCCTCTTTCCTGCGCCAGCAACCGCGTCCCAGCCGTGCCGGGGCGGCGCCGTCGTCGGCCGCTGGGCGGTCGGTCCGTCGGGTGGCGGGGCTGGACGGGCTGCGTGCCGTCGCCGTCGTCCTGGTGCTCGTCTACCACCTCCTGCCTGGCCTCATGCCAGGCGGGATGGTCGGGGTGGATGCCTTCTTCGTCATCTCCGGCTTCCTCATCACCAGCCTCCTGGTCACCCAGCGCCGGGCGAGCGGCCGCATCGACCTGCGACGCTTCTGGGCGCGACGCCTGCGCAGGATCGTGCCGGCCCTGCTCATCGCGGTCGTGGTCGTGGTCTCACTCGCCGCCATCCTGGGCGGAGACGTGCTGCTGGGGGTACGCCGCCAGGTCCTGGGGGCTGCGACCCTGGTCTACAACTGGGTCGAGATCGCGGCCGGCTCGTCCTACTTTGACCTGGCTCAGCCGCTGCTGCTGACCAACGTGTGGTCCCTGGCGGTGGAGGAGCAGTTCTACCTCCTGTGGCCCTTCGTCGTGATCGCGGTGCTGCGGGGCGGCACGGACCGTGGACGCACACGCCTGGGGGCCTGGGTGTGCCTGGGGCTGGCCGCGGTGTCCGCAGCGGCCGCCGTGGGCCTGTCACTGGCCGGGGCCTCACCCTCCCGGGTCTACATGGGCACCGACACCCACGCCTTCGGCCTCATGCTCGGGGCGGCGCTAGCCATGTGGCACGGGCAGGCCACGGACGCCCAGGCCGGTGAGGAGCGCGAGGTCGGCACGGGTGAGAGGCTCGGCCGCGGGCTGCTGGGCTGGCTGGGGCTGGTGGCACTCGTGACCTGTGCCTTCCTGGGAGACGATGGTGGCCAGGCCGGAGGGTCACCGGTCGTCACGACTCTGTGGCTGGTGGCCGCCTCGGTCAGCGCCGTGGCCGTCATCCAGGCTGTGACTGCCGAGGTCAGCGAGCGCCCCGGGCCCGCCCGGTGGCTGACGACGCTGCTGGAAGCCCGGCCGATGACCTGGCTGGGGCAGCGCTCCTACGGCCTGTACCTGTGGCACTGGCCGATCTGGGTGCTGGCCTTCTACTCGATGCCGCCCTCTTCCAACCCGTGGGTGGTGGCAGGGATCGTCATGGCGCTGACCCTGGTGGTGGCCGAGCTGTCCTACCGCTACGTCGAGACGCCGATCCGGCGCAAGGGGCTGGTGGGATGGCTGCGAGGGGCTGCTCACGCCGGCCCGCGCTCGGTGCTGGCCATGTCCGGGGCGGTCACCGCCATGGCGCTGCTCGTGGCCCTGGCCTTTGCCGCCCAGCCCCGTCACTCCAGTGCCGAGGAGGCGATCGCCTCCGGTGCACGGGCCCTGGCCTCCTCCAAGGCCTCGGCCACCCAGGAGACGACGACGGCGAAGCCCTCACCCACAGCCACGCCGTCGCCTGCCGCTGAGATCACGGGGGACCAGGTGGTAGCGGTGGGCGACTCGGTGACCCTGGCCGCCGCCCCGGGGCTGGAGGATGCCTTGCCGGGGATCGTCATCGACGCCGAGGTCTCACGCTCGTTCTACGCCGCGGTGCCGACCTTGCAGGAGATGGACACTCAGTACGGGGCACGTCCCTACGTGGTCGTGGCCCTGGCGACCAACGGAACCGTGGGGCAGGACCAGCTCGACGGCTTGCTCGACTACCTGGGCGACGAGCGTCGTCTGGTCCTGGTCACTGGCTACGGCCCGGCGCGCACCACGTGGATCCCCGAGGCCAACCAGGCGATCCGGGACTTTGCCGCGGCCCACCCTGAGCAGGTGTCTGTGGCGGACTGGGATGCTGCGATCACCCCGAGCCTGCAGATGCTGGCCCAGGACCAGGTCCACCCCGGCCCCGAGGGGGGCCAGGTCTACGCCCAGGCAGTGCTCAGCGCCCTGAGGTCGCTGCCGCTGTAG
- a CDS encoding DUF3117 domain-containing protein, which produces MAAMKPRTGDGPLEVVKEGRSIIMRVPLEGGGRLVVEITPDEIRELQEALSSVKI; this is translated from the coding sequence ATGGCTGCCATGAAGCCCAGGACCGGAGACGGTCCCCTCGAGGTTGTCAAGGAGGGACGCTCCATCATCATGCGGGTCCCGCTGGAGGGCGGCGGCCGCCTCGTGGTCGAGATCACGCCCGATGAGATCCGTGAGCTCCAGGAGGCTCTGAGCTCGGTCAAGATCTGA
- a CDS encoding TIGR00730 family Rossman fold protein: protein MSKRESYRKGPVLLRGTQIPSQTTDTRLLSSRDDTDWLHKDPWRVMRIQAEFVEGFGALAELGPAISVFGSARTRPEAPAYALAEQVGAGIARAGYAVITGGGPGIMEAANKGAHQAGGVSVGLGIELPHEQGMNDYVDLGVNFRYFFARKTMFVKYSDGFVVMPGGFGTMDELFEALTLVQTHKVAGFPVVLVGRQFWGGLVDWLRGTLVDEGVISPGDPELFHLVDTAAQAVDYVVGAARRVRGGRAPLADRA, encoded by the coding sequence ATGAGCAAGAGAGAGTCCTACCGCAAGGGCCCGGTGCTGCTGCGCGGTACCCAGATCCCCTCCCAGACCACTGACACCCGGCTGCTGTCCAGCCGCGACGACACCGACTGGCTGCACAAGGACCCGTGGCGGGTCATGCGCATCCAGGCTGAGTTCGTTGAGGGCTTCGGGGCCCTGGCGGAGCTCGGCCCTGCCATCAGCGTCTTCGGCTCGGCGCGGACCAGGCCTGAGGCCCCGGCCTACGCCCTGGCTGAGCAGGTGGGAGCCGGGATCGCCCGCGCGGGCTACGCCGTCATCACGGGTGGTGGTCCCGGGATCATGGAGGCGGCGAACAAGGGGGCGCACCAGGCGGGCGGCGTCTCCGTGGGGCTGGGTATCGAGCTGCCGCACGAGCAGGGGATGAACGACTACGTCGACCTGGGTGTCAACTTCCGCTACTTCTTCGCCCGCAAGACTATGTTCGTCAAGTACTCCGACGGCTTCGTCGTCATGCCGGGCGGCTTCGGCACCATGGACGAGCTCTTCGAGGCCCTCACCCTCGTCCAGACCCACAAGGTGGCCGGCTTCCCGGTCGTGCTGGTCGGCCGGCAGTTCTGGGGCGGCCTGGTGGACTGGCTGCGCGGCACCCTCGTGGACGAGGGCGTGATCTCCCCCGGTGACCCGGAGCTCTTCCACCTGGTGGACACCGCGGCCCAGGCGGTTGACTACGTGGTGGGGGCGGCCCGCCGCGTGCGAGGAGGCCGTGCCCCGCTCGCGGACCGGGCCTGA